Proteins encoded within one genomic window of Candidatus Methylomirabilota bacterium:
- a CDS encoding response regulator, which translates to MTGPREAVLRSSSRAAGVVALLISAGALLGWQLDVPHLRAMLPGHVAMNPTTALAFMLAAGSLWSLTGAFGARRAVWWAARVAASLVVVVGAVTIAGYVVGHNVGLDQLLFGARLGGNRIAPNTGVNFLFLGIALLLLDRQGRPGAWPAQLLLLVPITISATSLLGYVYGVGALYGIARYIPMALPTAMAFLALSLGALWARPQRGLVAVVTADHPGGVLARRLLPAAVVIPVLLGWLRLVSDRRELMPPELGLAMTVVLTILLFTVLIWATSRFLNRVDEGRKAGEDRLVTQYATTSILAEAPTLSDALPRILEAISKSLDWSLAIQWSLDREHQVLRCGDTWIAPPARGQALADQSRAMTFTRGVGLPGRIWASGRSAWIVDVQRDSNFPRGSSAAADGLHGAFGFPVVGPSGFLGVMEFFSPELRNPDENLLRMFEAVGHQIGQFIERKLVEAELERAKVAAEAATQAKSEFLANMSHEIRTPLNAVIGMSTLMIDTRLDAQQREFAETIRTSGDHLLTLINDILDFSKIESGMLELEEAPFDLRICVEDALQLVAPKARDKGLELAYLVEGATPVLLRGDVGRVRQVLVNLLSNAVKFTEAGEIGVSVQSHEIAPRRHELHFAVRDTGIGIPAERLDRLFKSFSQVDASTSRRYGGTGLGLAICKRLTERMGGRIWVESEPGKGSTFHFTILADSLEGLEAKRPDDDAVQLGGRRVLIVDDNATNRRLLRLQTEKWGMFSRETDSPAEALAWIRRGDPYDIALLDYQMPGMDGISLARELRKLPAARSLALILLSSVNRPPIADQEETRFAAVLSKPLKLSQLREGLWHALGEHPAPSAPVDRPAEPISSAPVPLRILLAEDHLLNQRVALRMLERLGYRADVAENGLEVLERLTQAPYDVVLMDVQMPEMKGLDASRAICARWPAAERPRIIAMTAEAMEGDREMCLAAGMDDYVVKPVSLEQLRRALADSRPLPPRASPRADAGPPFTPDEVLDRSVLHQLAEDLGGVDALKDAVRIFLSATPGLLATLRDAAARGDAAAIQRAAHT; encoded by the coding sequence ATGACGGGTCCGCGCGAGGCCGTGCTGCGGTCGTCCTCGCGGGCCGCGGGTGTCGTCGCGCTCCTGATCAGCGCCGGCGCGCTCCTGGGGTGGCAGCTCGACGTGCCGCACCTCCGCGCCATGCTTCCCGGACATGTGGCCATGAACCCGACGACCGCGCTCGCGTTCATGCTGGCCGCGGGCTCGCTCTGGTCTCTGACCGGGGCCTTCGGCGCCCGGCGGGCCGTCTGGTGGGCGGCGCGGGTGGCGGCGAGCCTGGTCGTGGTCGTCGGCGCCGTCACGATCGCCGGCTATGTCGTAGGCCACAACGTCGGGCTGGATCAGCTGCTGTTCGGCGCCCGGCTGGGCGGCAACCGGATCGCGCCCAACACCGGGGTCAATTTCCTGTTCCTCGGCATCGCGCTGCTGCTGCTCGACCGGCAGGGCCGCCCGGGAGCGTGGCCGGCTCAGCTCCTGCTACTCGTCCCGATCACGATCTCCGCGACCTCGCTCCTCGGCTACGTGTACGGCGTCGGCGCCCTGTACGGCATCGCCCGCTACATCCCGATGGCGCTGCCGACCGCGATGGCGTTCCTCGCGCTCTCCCTCGGCGCCCTCTGGGCCCGGCCGCAGCGTGGCCTCGTCGCGGTGGTCACCGCCGATCATCCGGGCGGGGTCCTGGCGCGCCGGCTCCTGCCCGCCGCCGTCGTCATCCCGGTCTTGCTCGGCTGGCTGCGGCTCGTGAGCGACCGTCGAGAGCTCATGCCGCCCGAGCTGGGCCTGGCCATGACGGTGGTGCTGACCATCCTCCTGTTCACCGTGCTCATCTGGGCCACCTCCCGGTTCCTGAACCGAGTGGACGAGGGGCGCAAGGCCGGCGAGGACCGGCTGGTGACCCAGTATGCGACGACGTCCATTCTGGCCGAGGCCCCGACGCTCTCGGACGCGCTGCCCCGGATCCTGGAGGCGATCAGCAAGAGCCTGGATTGGAGCCTCGCGATTCAGTGGAGCCTCGACCGCGAGCACCAGGTGCTCCGGTGCGGCGACACGTGGATCGCGCCGCCCGCCCGCGGACAGGCGCTGGCCGACCAGAGCCGGGCCATGACGTTCACGCGCGGCGTGGGCCTCCCGGGGCGGATCTGGGCGTCGGGACGCTCCGCCTGGATCGTCGACGTGCAGCGGGACTCGAACTTCCCCCGCGGGTCCAGCGCGGCCGCGGACGGGCTCCACGGCGCGTTCGGATTCCCGGTGGTGGGCCCGAGCGGATTCCTCGGCGTGATGGAGTTCTTCAGCCCGGAGCTTCGCAATCCCGACGAGAATCTTCTGCGGATGTTCGAGGCCGTCGGTCACCAGATCGGCCAGTTCATCGAGCGCAAGCTCGTGGAGGCCGAGCTGGAGCGCGCCAAGGTCGCGGCCGAGGCCGCCACCCAGGCGAAATCCGAGTTCCTCGCCAACATGAGTCACGAGATCCGGACCCCGCTCAACGCGGTCATCGGGATGTCGACCCTCATGATCGACACCCGGCTCGACGCCCAGCAGCGGGAGTTCGCCGAGACCATCCGGACCAGCGGCGATCACCTCCTCACGCTCATCAACGACATCCTCGACTTCTCGAAGATCGAATCCGGCATGCTGGAGCTGGAGGAGGCCCCGTTCGACCTGCGCATCTGTGTCGAGGACGCGCTCCAGCTGGTCGCTCCCAAGGCGCGCGACAAAGGCCTGGAGCTCGCCTACCTCGTCGAGGGCGCGACCCCGGTCCTGCTGCGGGGCGACGTCGGCCGCGTGCGACAGGTCCTGGTCAACCTCCTGAGCAACGCGGTCAAGTTCACGGAAGCGGGCGAGATCGGCGTCTCCGTGCAGTCCCACGAGATCGCACCGCGGCGGCACGAGCTGCACTTCGCGGTCAGGGACACCGGCATCGGCATCCCCGCCGAGCGACTCGACCGCCTGTTCAAGTCGTTCAGCCAGGTGGACGCCTCGACGAGCCGCCGCTATGGCGGGACCGGGCTCGGGCTCGCCATCTGCAAGCGCTTGACCGAGCGGATGGGCGGCCGGATCTGGGTGGAGAGCGAGCCCGGCAAGGGCTCGACCTTCCACTTCACGATCCTCGCGGATTCGCTCGAGGGACTCGAGGCGAAGCGGCCCGACGACGACGCGGTGCAGCTCGGCGGCCGACGCGTGCTCATCGTGGACGACAACGCGACCAATCGCCGGCTCCTGCGTCTGCAGACCGAGAAGTGGGGCATGTTCAGCCGCGAGACCGACTCGCCGGCCGAAGCGCTGGCGTGGATCCGGCGCGGGGATCCCTACGACATCGCGTTGCTCGACTACCAGATGCCCGGCATGGACGGCATCTCGCTGGCGCGGGAGCTGCGGAAGCTGCCGGCCGCCCGCTCGCTGGCCCTGATTTTACTGTCATCGGTGAATCGACCGCCGATCGCCGACCAGGAGGAGACGCGATTCGCCGCCGTGCTCTCCAAGCCGCTGAAGCTCTCCCAGCTGCGGGAAGGGCTCTGGCACGCGCTCGGCGAGCATCCCGCTCCCTCGGCTCCCGTCGACCGGCCGGCCGAGCCGATCTCCTCCGCGCCCGTGCCGCTGCGGATCCTGCTCGCCGAGGACCATCTCCTCAATCAGCGCGTCGCGCTCCGGATGCTCGAGCGGCTCGGCTATCGGGCGGACGTGGCCGAGAACGGGCTGGAGGTCCTGGAGCGGCTGACCCAGGCCCCATACGATGTCGTCCTCATGGACGTGCAGATGCCGGAGATGAAAGGCCTGGACGCCAGTCGGGCCATCTGCGCGCGGTGGCCGGCGGCGGAGCGGCCGCGCATCATCGCGATGACCGCCGAGGCGATGGAAGGCGACCGTGAGATGTGCCTGGCCGCCGGGATGGACGACTACGTCGTGAAGCCGGTGAGCCTGGAGCAGCTGCGTCGTGCGCTCGCAGACAGCCGGCCCCTGCCGCCGCGGGCGAGCCCGCGAGCCGACGCGGGTCCTCCGTTCACGCCGGACGAGGTGCTGGATCGGAGCGTGCTCCACCAGCTCGCGGAGGACCTCGGCGGCGTC
- a CDS encoding response regulator has translation MLVRFWGTRGSLAKPGPTTVRYGGNTSCVEVRLADQTLVVLDCGTGAHALGQALQSSCAGPLRGHLLITHTHWDHIQGFPFFQPLFVPGNEWDLYAPGSVGQQLETTLAGQMEYTYFPVTLEQLDATIRFHDLVESQFSIGRTRIVTQYLNHPALTLGYRLESDDVTVVYVADHEPHMRGRPEDSPASSTAGGPLHREDQRHVEFLTGADLVIHDAQYTAEEYPRRIGWGHSPAEWAVDYALAAGARRLALFHHDPSRDDDAVDRLVEICRERVIAVAGRLDVFGAAEGQAIEVTAGEGGGPHPASPRAPAPEVPDTYGPATVLVADDDPTIVALLTATLRQDGFRVLTAGDGEAALRMARAERPALILLDWRMPALEGVEVTQALRSDPDPYLRSVPIVLLTGETGSENTAAGFAAGVTDYLTKPFKPPFVRARVRAWLVRGSAPSATDA, from the coding sequence ATGCTCGTGCGGTTCTGGGGAACTCGTGGGTCCCTCGCCAAGCCGGGGCCCACCACGGTGCGCTACGGCGGGAACACCTCCTGTGTGGAGGTGCGGCTCGCCGATCAGACGCTCGTCGTGCTCGATTGCGGCACCGGCGCCCATGCGCTGGGACAGGCGCTGCAGTCATCGTGCGCGGGCCCGCTGCGTGGCCACCTGTTGATCACCCATACGCACTGGGATCACATCCAGGGCTTCCCGTTCTTTCAGCCGCTGTTCGTGCCCGGCAACGAATGGGATCTCTATGCGCCGGGGAGCGTCGGGCAACAGCTCGAAACGACGCTCGCCGGCCAGATGGAGTACACGTACTTTCCGGTGACCCTCGAGCAGCTCGACGCCACCATCCGCTTTCACGACCTCGTCGAGAGCCAGTTCTCCATCGGCCGGACCCGCATCGTCACGCAGTACCTGAATCACCCGGCGCTGACCCTCGGCTATCGCCTCGAATCCGACGACGTCACCGTCGTGTACGTCGCGGATCACGAGCCGCACATGCGCGGTCGCCCCGAGGACAGCCCGGCGTCGAGCACGGCGGGTGGGCCCCTGCACCGGGAGGACCAGCGGCACGTCGAGTTCTTGACGGGTGCGGACCTCGTCATCCACGACGCCCAGTACACGGCCGAGGAATATCCGAGACGGATCGGCTGGGGCCACAGCCCCGCCGAATGGGCGGTGGACTATGCGCTGGCGGCGGGCGCCCGGCGCCTGGCGCTCTTCCACCACGATCCCTCGCGCGACGACGACGCGGTGGACCGTCTGGTCGAGATTTGCCGTGAGCGGGTGATCGCGGTCGCCGGCCGCCTGGATGTGTTCGGCGCCGCCGAAGGCCAGGCGATCGAGGTGACGGCCGGCGAAGGAGGGGGCCCCCATCCCGCCAGCCCCAGAGCCCCCGCGCCCGAGGTGCCCGACACGTACGGGCCGGCGACGGTGCTGGTCGCCGACGACGATCCGACCATCGTGGCGCTCCTGACCGCCACCTTGCGGCAGGACGGCTTTCGGGTGCTCACCGCCGGCGACGGCGAGGCCGCGCTCCGCATGGCGCGCGCCGAGCGACCGGCCTTGATCCTGCTGGACTGGCGCATGCCGGCGCTCGAAGGGGTCGAAGTCACGCAGGCGCTGCGGAGCGACCCGGACCCGTATCTGCGCAGCGTGCCGATCGTGCTCCTCACCGGCGAAACCGGAAGCGAGAACACGGCGGCCGGTTTCGCCGCGGGCGTGACGGACTATCTGACCAAGCCGTTCAAGCCGCCGTTCGTGCGCGCGCGGGTCCGCGCCTGGCTCGTCCGCGGAAGCGCACCCAGCGCGACCGACGCATGA
- a CDS encoding class I SAM-dependent methyltransferase has product MIFDGMVWEEGRLHWHGLSFSLDPQDSGASELVLWKRPGLIAQYEAFWARETGRVERVLELGLWKGGSMAFWSETFRPARMVGVDKAPRSQSAAFDRYVAERADRLRVYWGVDQGDSERLETLVATEFDGPLDLVIDDASHLYSPTRSSLETLMPRLRPGGLYVIEDWSWYHWPAFQQTFAGQVPLTRLVTELIEAGGTGSDVIADVSVHQGFAAVRRGPGPVPTPFRLTQGIFRGAAAPVSLRQVVRDLGREVGRRLRRRSIH; this is encoded by the coding sequence ATGATCTTCGACGGGATGGTTTGGGAGGAGGGGCGTCTCCACTGGCACGGGCTGAGCTTCTCGCTCGATCCCCAAGATTCCGGGGCGAGCGAACTGGTGCTGTGGAAGCGGCCCGGCCTGATCGCACAGTATGAAGCGTTCTGGGCTCGTGAGACCGGCCGCGTCGAGCGCGTGCTCGAGCTCGGGCTGTGGAAAGGCGGCAGCATGGCCTTCTGGTCCGAAACGTTCAGGCCGGCGCGGATGGTCGGGGTCGACAAGGCGCCGAGAAGCCAGTCCGCCGCCTTCGACCGCTACGTGGCGGAGCGGGCCGACCGACTGCGCGTGTACTGGGGCGTGGACCAGGGAGATTCGGAGCGGCTGGAGACGCTGGTGGCGACCGAGTTCGATGGCCCGCTGGATCTCGTCATCGACGATGCCTCGCACCTGTATTCGCCGACGCGGTCGAGTCTCGAGACCCTGATGCCGCGCCTTCGCCCGGGCGGCCTGTACGTCATCGAGGACTGGTCCTGGTACCACTGGCCGGCGTTCCAGCAGACCTTCGCCGGGCAGGTGCCCCTGACTCGCCTGGTGACGGAGCTGATCGAGGCCGGCGGCACGGGATCGGACGTGATCGCGGACGTGAGCGTCCATCAAGGCTTCGCGGCCGTGCGGCGAGGACCCGGTCCCGTCCCCACGCCCTTTCGGCTCACCCAAGGGATCTTCCGCGGCGCGGCGGCTCCCGTGTCCCTACGGCAGGTCGTGCGAGATTTGGGGCGCGAGGTCGGCCGCCGCCTCCGCCGCCGCTCCATTCACTAG
- a CDS encoding DinB family protein has translation MITDMASYLRFFDSVRRRTERDVAALPPAAAAWRPPAIEGETGWSIGQIVAHIGGSRLYFASAYRGEGWIWGEATADPADQRTWLPWLEQSAERFVALLRETPEDWLTRRVDMIDTPGATLSGWRLLMMMIEHEVHHRSQIDSYAGLQGWPVPDIFNRSAESIDLLQSAQRARHGR, from the coding sequence ATGATCACGGACATGGCCTCGTACCTGCGGTTCTTCGACAGCGTGCGGCGGAGAACGGAGCGCGACGTCGCCGCGCTGCCCCCGGCAGCGGCGGCGTGGCGGCCGCCGGCGATCGAGGGCGAGACGGGCTGGAGCATCGGCCAGATCGTCGCCCACATCGGTGGCTCTCGCCTGTACTTCGCCAGCGCCTATCGCGGCGAGGGCTGGATCTGGGGAGAAGCCACCGCGGACCCGGCCGATCAGCGGACGTGGCTGCCATGGCTCGAGCAGTCGGCGGAGCGGTTCGTGGCGCTGCTGCGCGAGACGCCCGAGGACTGGCTCACTCGCCGCGTGGACATGATCGATACGCCGGGCGCCACGCTCTCGGGCTGGCGCCTGCTCATGATGATGATCGAGCACGAGGTGCATCACCGCTCCCAGATCGATTCCTACGCCGGCCTCCAGGGCTGGCCCGTGCCCGACATCTTCAACCGGTCGGCCGAGTCGATCGATTTGTTGCAGTCCGCCCAGCGCGCTCGTCACGGCCGCTGA